From one Leptidea sinapis chromosome 22, ilLepSina1.1, whole genome shotgun sequence genomic stretch:
- the LOC126970827 gene encoding facilitated trehalose transporter Tret1-2 homolog isoform X1, with amino-acid sequence MAALTFRSVDNLQDISDNKIYFNCNYCGKVAAARTMLASIKGFWKVYRYGDLYMVLAALAAQSINISVGFCQGFSAVLLPQYTLEHPALTFEQSSWIASLGVISNPAGALLGGLLVDAVGRRLMLQSVLLPNLLGWLVIAFSESYVFLCVGRFITGFTIGMSTASYIYVAEITTPERRGVLSALGPGLVSTGIFIVYSLGAVVHWRKVAAICAGVSLLTPFLMYFVPESPLWLASKGRMKEAYAAMFWLRQNNNTAQQELVEFTKGRSGNEMTLRQKLSLFKRRSVLKPFALLMGFFLFQELSGIYVILYYAVDFFKSVGTSVNEFTASVIVGGVRVLMGAAGACLINSFRRRALAATSGLLLGAAMLGAAVCDSLDGPPLAKLACVLLHVSFSMVGFLQLPWIMSGELYPQDIRGLMSGATACCAYLLIFLNIKTYPQLEYYLTSNGTLYLFGICALFGAAYCFLFLPETKGKTLAEIMKQFDEEKKEADPETGYEKKPSAMDAREVSPERCREVYRQSCDMDHK; translated from the exons ATGGCCGCGTTGACATTTCGCTCCGTTGACAATCTTCAAGATATCAGTGacaataaaatctattttaattgtaattattgtgg GAAGGTCGCGGCGGCGCGCACCATGCTCGCGAGTATTAAGGGATTCTGGAAGGTGTATCGCTATGGGGACCTCTACATG GTCCTAGCGGCGTTGGCAGCGCAGTCCATCAACATCTCGGTGGGGTTCTGCCAGGGCTTCTCCGCTGTGCTGCTCCCCCAGTACACGCTAGAGCATCCCGCCCTCACCTTCGAGCAGAGCTCATGGATCG CGAGCTTGGGTGTGATCTCCAACCCGGCGGGCGCGCTGCTGGGCGGGTTACTGGTGGATGCGGTGGGGCGGCGCCTGATGCTGCAGTCCGTGCTGCTGCCCAACCTGCTAGGCTGGCTGGTCATAGCCTTCTCCGAGTCCTACGTGTTCCTCTGTGTGGGCCGCTTCATCACAGGCTTTACCATCG GAATGTCGACCGCCTCTTACATTTATGTCGCGGAGATCACGACCCCCGAGCGGCGCGGCGTGTTGAGCGCCCTGGGCCCCGGTCTGGTCTCCACCGGGATATTCATCGTCTACTCGCTGGGAGCGGTAGTCCACTGGCGCAAAGTGGCAGCGATCTGCGCCGGCGTGTCGCTACTCACACCCTTCCTCATGTACTTCGTGCCCGAGTCACCGCTGTGGCTCGCCTCCAAGGGTCGCATGAAGGAGGCGTACGCCGCCATGTTCTGGCTAAGACAGAACAACAACACGGCGCAGCAGGAGCTCGTTGAGTTCACCAAGGGCAGGAGCGGTAACGAAATGACCCTCCGACAGAAGCTCAGCCTCTTCAAGCGCAGGAGCGTGCTGAAGCCGTTCGCGCTACTTATGGGATTCTTCCTTTTCCAAGAGCTGTCCGGTATATACGTGATCTTGTACTACGCCGTGGACTTCTTCAAGTCGGTGGGCACGAGTGTCAACGAGTTCACGGCGTCCGTGATCGTGGGTGGCGTGCGCGTGCTGATGGGTGCAGCGGGCGCCTGCCTCATCAACAGTTTCCGGCGGCGCGCGCTGGCCGCGACCAGCGGGCTACTGCTGGGAGCCGCCATGCTGGGTGCAGCCGTCTGCGACTCACTCGACGGGCCGCCGCTGGCCAAACTCGCATGCGTGCTGCTGCATGTCAGCTTCAGTATGGTGGGCTTCCTGCAGCTGCCGTGGATCATGTCTGGTGAGCTCTACCCGCAGGACATCCGCGGCCTCATGTCCGGCGCCACCGCCTGCTGCGCGTACCTACTCATCTTCTTGAACATCAAGACCTACCCTCAGTTGGAGTACTATCTGACGAGCAACGGCACTCTATATCTGTTCGGTATCTGTGCACTCTTCGGAGCAGCCTATTGCTTCTTGTTCCTACCGGAGACTAAAGGCAAGACCTTAGCCGAGATTATGAAACAGTTCGACGAGGAGAAGAAAGAGGCGGATCCAGAGACAGGCTACGAGAAGAAGCCGAGCGCGATGGACGCGAGGGAGGTTTCCCCCGAGCGATGTCGAGAGGTGTACCGACAGAGCTGCGATATGGACCATAAATAG
- the LOC126970827 gene encoding facilitated trehalose transporter Tret1-2 homolog isoform X3, translating to MLASIKGFWKVYRYGDLYMVLAALAAQSINISVGFCQGFSAVLLPQYTLEHPALTFEQSSWIASLGVISNPAGALLGGLLVDAVGRRLMLQSVLLPNLLGWLVIAFSESYVFLCVGRFITGFTIGMSTASYIYVAEITTPERRGVLSALGPGLVSTGIFIVYSLGAVVHWRKVAAICAGVSLLTPFLMYFVPESPLWLASKGRMKEAYAAMFWLRQNNNTAQQELVEFTKGRSGNEMTLRQKLSLFKRRSVLKPFALLMGFFLFQELSGIYVILYYAVDFFKSVGTSVNEFTASVIVGGVRVLMGAAGACLINSFRRRALAATSGLLLGAAMLGAAVCDSLDGPPLAKLACVLLHVSFSMVGFLQLPWIMSGELYPQDIRGLMSGATACCAYLLIFLNIKTYPQLEYYLTSNGTLYLFGICALFGAAYCFLFLPETKGKTLAEIMKQFDEEKKEADPETGYEKKPSAMDAREVSPERCREVYRQSCDMDHK from the exons ATGCTCGCGAGTATTAAGGGATTCTGGAAGGTGTATCGCTATGGGGACCTCTACATG GTCCTAGCGGCGTTGGCAGCGCAGTCCATCAACATCTCGGTGGGGTTCTGCCAGGGCTTCTCCGCTGTGCTGCTCCCCCAGTACACGCTAGAGCATCCCGCCCTCACCTTCGAGCAGAGCTCATGGATCG CGAGCTTGGGTGTGATCTCCAACCCGGCGGGCGCGCTGCTGGGCGGGTTACTGGTGGATGCGGTGGGGCGGCGCCTGATGCTGCAGTCCGTGCTGCTGCCCAACCTGCTAGGCTGGCTGGTCATAGCCTTCTCCGAGTCCTACGTGTTCCTCTGTGTGGGCCGCTTCATCACAGGCTTTACCATCG GAATGTCGACCGCCTCTTACATTTATGTCGCGGAGATCACGACCCCCGAGCGGCGCGGCGTGTTGAGCGCCCTGGGCCCCGGTCTGGTCTCCACCGGGATATTCATCGTCTACTCGCTGGGAGCGGTAGTCCACTGGCGCAAAGTGGCAGCGATCTGCGCCGGCGTGTCGCTACTCACACCCTTCCTCATGTACTTCGTGCCCGAGTCACCGCTGTGGCTCGCCTCCAAGGGTCGCATGAAGGAGGCGTACGCCGCCATGTTCTGGCTAAGACAGAACAACAACACGGCGCAGCAGGAGCTCGTTGAGTTCACCAAGGGCAGGAGCGGTAACGAAATGACCCTCCGACAGAAGCTCAGCCTCTTCAAGCGCAGGAGCGTGCTGAAGCCGTTCGCGCTACTTATGGGATTCTTCCTTTTCCAAGAGCTGTCCGGTATATACGTGATCTTGTACTACGCCGTGGACTTCTTCAAGTCGGTGGGCACGAGTGTCAACGAGTTCACGGCGTCCGTGATCGTGGGTGGCGTGCGCGTGCTGATGGGTGCAGCGGGCGCCTGCCTCATCAACAGTTTCCGGCGGCGCGCGCTGGCCGCGACCAGCGGGCTACTGCTGGGAGCCGCCATGCTGGGTGCAGCCGTCTGCGACTCACTCGACGGGCCGCCGCTGGCCAAACTCGCATGCGTGCTGCTGCATGTCAGCTTCAGTATGGTGGGCTTCCTGCAGCTGCCGTGGATCATGTCTGGTGAGCTCTACCCGCAGGACATCCGCGGCCTCATGTCCGGCGCCACCGCCTGCTGCGCGTACCTACTCATCTTCTTGAACATCAAGACCTACCCTCAGTTGGAGTACTATCTGACGAGCAACGGCACTCTATATCTGTTCGGTATCTGTGCACTCTTCGGAGCAGCCTATTGCTTCTTGTTCCTACCGGAGACTAAAGGCAAGACCTTAGCCGAGATTATGAAACAGTTCGACGAGGAGAAGAAAGAGGCGGATCCAGAGACAGGCTACGAGAAGAAGCCGAGCGCGATGGACGCGAGGGAGGTTTCCCCCGAGCGATGTCGAGAGGTGTACCGACAGAGCTGCGATATGGACCATAAATAG
- the LOC126970827 gene encoding facilitated trehalose transporter Tret1-2 homolog isoform X2, producing the protein MRGPLIMVLIKRKVAAARTMLASIKGFWKVYRYGDLYMVLAALAAQSINISVGFCQGFSAVLLPQYTLEHPALTFEQSSWIASLGVISNPAGALLGGLLVDAVGRRLMLQSVLLPNLLGWLVIAFSESYVFLCVGRFITGFTIGMSTASYIYVAEITTPERRGVLSALGPGLVSTGIFIVYSLGAVVHWRKVAAICAGVSLLTPFLMYFVPESPLWLASKGRMKEAYAAMFWLRQNNNTAQQELVEFTKGRSGNEMTLRQKLSLFKRRSVLKPFALLMGFFLFQELSGIYVILYYAVDFFKSVGTSVNEFTASVIVGGVRVLMGAAGACLINSFRRRALAATSGLLLGAAMLGAAVCDSLDGPPLAKLACVLLHVSFSMVGFLQLPWIMSGELYPQDIRGLMSGATACCAYLLIFLNIKTYPQLEYYLTSNGTLYLFGICALFGAAYCFLFLPETKGKTLAEIMKQFDEEKKEADPETGYEKKPSAMDAREVSPERCREVYRQSCDMDHK; encoded by the exons GAAGGTCGCGGCGGCGCGCACCATGCTCGCGAGTATTAAGGGATTCTGGAAGGTGTATCGCTATGGGGACCTCTACATG GTCCTAGCGGCGTTGGCAGCGCAGTCCATCAACATCTCGGTGGGGTTCTGCCAGGGCTTCTCCGCTGTGCTGCTCCCCCAGTACACGCTAGAGCATCCCGCCCTCACCTTCGAGCAGAGCTCATGGATCG CGAGCTTGGGTGTGATCTCCAACCCGGCGGGCGCGCTGCTGGGCGGGTTACTGGTGGATGCGGTGGGGCGGCGCCTGATGCTGCAGTCCGTGCTGCTGCCCAACCTGCTAGGCTGGCTGGTCATAGCCTTCTCCGAGTCCTACGTGTTCCTCTGTGTGGGCCGCTTCATCACAGGCTTTACCATCG GAATGTCGACCGCCTCTTACATTTATGTCGCGGAGATCACGACCCCCGAGCGGCGCGGCGTGTTGAGCGCCCTGGGCCCCGGTCTGGTCTCCACCGGGATATTCATCGTCTACTCGCTGGGAGCGGTAGTCCACTGGCGCAAAGTGGCAGCGATCTGCGCCGGCGTGTCGCTACTCACACCCTTCCTCATGTACTTCGTGCCCGAGTCACCGCTGTGGCTCGCCTCCAAGGGTCGCATGAAGGAGGCGTACGCCGCCATGTTCTGGCTAAGACAGAACAACAACACGGCGCAGCAGGAGCTCGTTGAGTTCACCAAGGGCAGGAGCGGTAACGAAATGACCCTCCGACAGAAGCTCAGCCTCTTCAAGCGCAGGAGCGTGCTGAAGCCGTTCGCGCTACTTATGGGATTCTTCCTTTTCCAAGAGCTGTCCGGTATATACGTGATCTTGTACTACGCCGTGGACTTCTTCAAGTCGGTGGGCACGAGTGTCAACGAGTTCACGGCGTCCGTGATCGTGGGTGGCGTGCGCGTGCTGATGGGTGCAGCGGGCGCCTGCCTCATCAACAGTTTCCGGCGGCGCGCGCTGGCCGCGACCAGCGGGCTACTGCTGGGAGCCGCCATGCTGGGTGCAGCCGTCTGCGACTCACTCGACGGGCCGCCGCTGGCCAAACTCGCATGCGTGCTGCTGCATGTCAGCTTCAGTATGGTGGGCTTCCTGCAGCTGCCGTGGATCATGTCTGGTGAGCTCTACCCGCAGGACATCCGCGGCCTCATGTCCGGCGCCACCGCCTGCTGCGCGTACCTACTCATCTTCTTGAACATCAAGACCTACCCTCAGTTGGAGTACTATCTGACGAGCAACGGCACTCTATATCTGTTCGGTATCTGTGCACTCTTCGGAGCAGCCTATTGCTTCTTGTTCCTACCGGAGACTAAAGGCAAGACCTTAGCCGAGATTATGAAACAGTTCGACGAGGAGAAGAAAGAGGCGGATCCAGAGACAGGCTACGAGAAGAAGCCGAGCGCGATGGACGCGAGGGAGGTTTCCCCCGAGCGATGTCGAGAGGTGTACCGACAGAGCTGCGATATGGACCATAAATAG